TCTCTTTGTTGCGCATGGAGTTCAGCAAATAGTCCTGCCTCTGAATCAGATTCATGAAGCTTAGGATCGCTTGCTTTGAATCAAACTCCGGTTGCTCTAAAAACTTTATACTGCCATCGTAATGAATAAAGAAATCACTGATCTCGATGAAAGCTTTATGCAGTTCGCTTAGAAACTGGCTAAGGATATCGTTCTCACCCCTACTGCTTTCCCGCATATCCACCAGCACCTTGTTTGCGATGTCGTAAACCCTGAGTCCCACCAATTCATCATTTAGGTAGCGAACCAGTTTTTTCAATTGGGCATCATTTATATCGTAATCGCACTTTAGTATTACAGTCTTGTCCAATCCACTATCTAAACTCATTACGAAGAGTAGTTTGCGATCGCTGATGGAAAATACCTCCAAACAAGATAAGTACCCGCTGGATACTTCCGGTTCCGCCACAAATGAAAGCTGATCTGTTTCATGAGCTAGCATTTGCATAATGAAATGTAGGGCCCGCGGAGTATCTTTATAATGCTGGATGAGTAGCTCGCGCAGAGTATCCATGCGTGGATAACTTACTTTCACGTGTTCCGGTGCGATATATTCCAAATACCTACGATACCCGCTGATAGTCGGCACTCTCCCCGAAGAAGTATGAGGTTGAGATATCAAATTCTGCTCTTCAAGTTTTAATAGATCCAAACGCAAGGTAGCAGTTGAAACATCACAGAGATACTTCTCGTTCAATACCCGCGAAGAGACGGGTTCACAAGTCCGGATATACTCATCCACCAGAGCTCCAAGTGTATGTATCAATCGTGCTTGATTCTTCTTCATAATTACCGCCTCGTTGTTATTTTAGCAGTCTAGGCATCAAAGTGCTAAACTGAAGACAAATTAATCAAGTCTACGATATTGTCAATCGAAAAGTGAGACTGCTAATTTCCTGCTATGTTGAGACTGTTCAATACCTCCCACATCATTATGCTGCTATCCTGGTGTTCTTAGAGAAAATCCTGTGAGCTGGTGCAG
The Candidatus Cloacimonadota bacterium genome window above contains:
- the hrcA gene encoding heat-inducible transcriptional repressor HrcA; the protein is MKKNQARLIHTLGALVDEYIRTCEPVSSRVLNEKYLCDVSTATLRLDLLKLEEQNLISQPHTSSGRVPTISGYRRYLEYIAPEHVKVSYPRMDTLRELLIQHYKDTPRALHFIMQMLAHETDQLSFVAEPEVSSGYLSCLEVFSISDRKLLFVMSLDSGLDKTVILKCDYDINDAQLKKLVRYLNDELVGLRVYDIANKVLVDMRESSRGENDILSQFLSELHKAFIEISDFFIHYDGSIKFLEQPEFDSKQAILSFMNLIQRQDYLLNSMRNKEISGVNVLMGEDFSDTRYSGFALIYGKYEVFGIPGYLGVLTPLRTDYRRLIPLVRDVTHTITQTTKRGMVVPKRRMYD